The genomic window CCCCTTCATACCATGACCCTTTTCTACCCAAGTTTACAAAAAGACTGGGGAAAATGGACTCCTTGGGGACAATTTCAAGCTTATAAACGAGACGTTTATCATCGACTCGAACAGGAAATTAGGCAACATCAACAAGGATCAGACAGCGAAGATATTCTAAGTTTATTGTTATCAACAGTGGATGAAGAAGGCAATCATCTTAGTCAAGAAGAAATTATGGACGAGTTAGTCACTTTACTATTTGCTGGCCATGAAACTACCGCTTCTACTCTAGCTTGGGCATTTTATTGGATTCATTCTCAACCTGAAGTGTATCAGAATTTAATGGCAGAGTTGGACTCAATTAATATTAATAGTGATCCCATGATGATTGCTAAATTACCTTATTTAAGTGCAGTGGTTTCTGAAAGTTTACGCATTTATCCTAGTGTTTTATTTACCTTTGGAAGAAAGCTCAAAACTGATCTTCATTTCCTTGATTATTATCTCCCTAAAGAAACTGCCATAATTCCTTGTATTTATTTACTGCATCATCATCTTGATATTTATCCCAATTCCAAACAGTTTCAACCCGAAAGATTCTTGGAACGTCAATTTTCTCCCTACGAATTTATTCCCTTTGGTGGTAGTAATCGTCGATGTTTAGGTTATGCTTTAGCTTTATATGAAATGAAGTTAGTTTTAGCCACAGTTCTCAAACAGGTTAAGCTTGCTTTAGTGAATAATAAAGAAATTTTACCCATTCGTAGAGGCTTTACCATGAGTCCAGCCGGAGGGGTTAAAATGAGAGTAATTCAGCATTATTAATCAACGAATTTCAGGAAACAAAAAATATAAAATTATTCTCATTGATTACTTTTTTGTTTCCTGTGATTTACAAAAATAACAGTGAAAATTATGACTTTAGAAAAACGAATTGCTAATATTTTCCGAATGAGTGATGAAGTCTGGAAACATCATACTAATCCTTGGAGTGTCTGGACAAGACTAACAGTTTTACCTTTAATTATTTTAGGATTTTGGAGTCGAAGCTGGTTCGGTTGGTGGTCAATTTTAATTATTGTTATTGCCTTGATTTGGAACTGGATCAATCCCCGTGTTTTCCCTATTCCTAAACATACTAATAATTGGGCTTCTAAAGCAGTGTTAGGGGAAAAAATATGGTTAGATCGGGATAAAATAAATATTCCTAAACATCATCAATTAGCCCCTTCTATTTTAAGCGTTATGGCTGCGTTAGGAATAATTTTAGTGGTTTTTGGACTGGTTCAATTTTCCCTTTATCCTATCCTAATGGGTGCAATTTTAGTTTATACTGGAAAGCTCTGGTTTTTGGATCGAATGGTCTGGTTATATCAAGATTTCAAAAAATAACATTTAATGAATATCATGAACAATCAATTGACTTATAAAACATTAGAAGATTCTCACGAAGTGAAACGATTAGGTGAAATTCTTGGTCAATGCTTCACAGGGTTTCAAGAAGAGAAATGGGAAACCTATCAAAATATTATTGGTCTAGATAATTTTAGAATTCTCTGTCAAGATAAACAGATTATTGGAGGATTAGGGATTTATTTTATGGGTCAATATTTTGGAGGAAAATCTATTCCCACAGGAGGAATTGCTGCGGTAGGAATTGCCCCAGAATATCGAGGTCAAAAAGCAGCAACTATTTTAATGAGTGAACTCCTCAAAGAGTTGTATCAGAAAAATATTACCCTTTCTACCCTTTATCCTGCGACTCAAATACTTTATCGTGGTGTTGGTTACGATCAAGCGGGAGTCCATTGTCAATGGAAAATTCCTTTGCTTAATCTGACTGTGAATGATCGTATTTTGTCTGTTGAAAAAATTGAAAATCCTACACCAGATGATTTTAAGGAATTGTATCAAAAAAAAGCCCAACAACAGAATGGTAATTTAGATCGATGTTGGGGAATTTGGCAGATGATTTTAGACTCTCAAGATGGAGAGATTTATGCTTATTGGATCGGGGAAAAAGATAATCGACAAGGTTATCTTATTTACCAACAAGTCATTATTGATGGTAACGTTTGTTTAAAAATTAAGGATTGGGTTGCTTTAAATGCTTCGGCTATTCAACGTTTATGGACTTTGATTGCTGATCATCGTTCTCAAGTGAGTCAATGTCAATGGAAGGGATCATTTTATGATCAAAAAATGCTATTGTTACCGGAACAAATTGGAGGAATTGTCAGCCATGATATTTGGTTTATGAGAATTATTAATGTCATCAAAGCCTTAGAAATGCGTCCTTATCCAAGTCACATAGAAACAGAATTAGATTTCGCCATTGATGATCCTTTATTATCTGATAATTGTTCTAATTTTAGGCTACAAGTATCAGGGGGAAAAGGAACCGCAAAACAAGGAGGAAACAGTAATATTTCTATGAATATTAGAGGCTTGGCTTCCTTATATACGGGCTTTTTAACAGCTAAACAATTAAACCTTTGTGGCAAACTAGAAGCCAGTAATCTTTCTTTAGAAATCATCGATCAACTTTTTGCTTTACCGACTCCAAGTTTACCTGATTTCTTTTAATAGCTATCTTGTTATTTTCATCAGCAATAGTTCCTGTAGCTGAAAATCTTAATATTCCTAATTGAAACCTGCTAAAAATGACCCTTAATCCGAATCCCAACAGCGTTTATCCTCTCAACAATTATCACCGTCTTTGTTTTCTTAAAAATATTATTCAGAACCCCAATATCCTAGTGGGAGACTTCACCTATTATGATGATTTAGAAAATCCCTATAATTTTGAGAAAAATGTGTTGTATCATTTTGATTTTATTGGGGATAAATTAATCATTGGAAAATTTTGTGCGATCGCTAGTGATGTTAAATTTATTATGAATGGTAGCAATCATCCTCTGAATTATTTTACGACCTATCCTTTTAGTATTTTTGGTCATAGTTGGGAAAATACCATGTCCGTAGAAGGTACATTTAAAGGAGATACGATTATCGGTAATGATGTTTGGTTAGGTTATAATTCCCTAATTATGCCTGGAATTAAAATCGGTGATGGGTCAATTGTTGCCGCTAATTCAGTGGTAACAAAAGATGTTGAACCCTATACAATTGTTGGTGGAAATCCAGCGAAAGTGATTAGAAAACGTTTTTCAAATGAGGTCATTGATTTACTTTTAGAATTGCAATGGTGGAATTGGTCAATTGAGAAAATTACTGAAAATATACCGATTTTATGCAGTGATGATATTAATCGGTTGAAAGGATTAATGAATGCTTGATAGAGATATCGCTTTCCTCAAATTAGAAAAGTTTTTACCTTACAAGTAAAAGAACTGCTAAAAGTTGTTCTTAACTTTTCCTCTTTCAACAACTTAACTTTTGTGCATCTCAAAGCTAATTTACATAAGTTTTCTCCCTGTTATCTTTTTTAAAATCCTGATTAGATAGAACTATCAACCGAAATAGATACAGTTATCCCAAGGGAAAAAATTGATTTATTTCTATTATCAAGGAGAATGTGAAACTTATGTTCTTAGCAAAAACTGACCTAAAACACATCAATACCATTACTCATGAAGGCAAGGTTGTTGTTTTCGTAACCGATAGCCAAGGGAAAATTTATTACACCATTAAACAAGATGGTTATGAAGAAAGTTATGGTAATACTGATGTAACTGGATGGGAAAATTGGGATCTTTTACCCTTTCCTGATGAAGATTCAGACCCTTCTGTGATGGAAAAAGAAGCAGCAGAATTGACCGATCAAGATAATCATTATTTATTGCGATCGCTTTATCAAACCCAGTCTTTAACAGCCTTTGCCCCTGTACAATGTGTTTCAGGATTGGGTCATCTCTACGTTTTCCGTCAGTCGGTGGATCATACCTTATTGGTAGACCGTTTTGTTCTCGATGGCTTAACCCATAAGTTAGTGCGTAAATTAGAGGTTCGCTTTAAGCGCAGTAAACAGAAGCACAAACCGTTACAAAATACGAATAATTCCTCGACAAATTCTCTGGGATTGGTAGATTCCTTGGATTTTCGTGATACAGAAGGCAATGCTTTTTATGAACCCACCACCGAAATTCCCTTAATCAATCAATTGCATCAGGGTTGGTTTTCCGTTGTCCTGTTACCCACCAATGAACACGACAAATACCGTTGGCATATTTGGGCCTACAATCAGCAAACAAAACAGATCGATATCTTATCCATTCGGGCTTCTTCGGAAGGGTTATTTAACATTAAAGACGAAACGGTTTTAGAACCGAAACCAGGAGAACCCGAAACCCTAATGCCTCGGTTTATTCCTGGGATCATTCAACGGTCTATTCACCTACAAAACCTAACCATTACCCAAGGGTTAAGTGCCACAAAATACGATACCCAGGTGGAACGAACCATCGAAGGCGGAACCCAACTTCTCAAAGAATCAACCAAGGTTTTATTAGCCGTTGTCACCGATCAAGGAACCGCAACCCTTAGCTTTGGAGTAGCAGGGGATGGAACCTTAGCAGAATTAGATGAAAACCCTGTTTTTAACCTATTACGCAACGATGCACAGGAAATTTTACTTCCCTTAGACACCTTGGATGAAATTAAGGCGATTGGGGATAGTACCCCACCCCCCCAAGGAACCATTACAGGCATGGCCCGAACTTCAGATGATTTGGTACAAATTACCTCAAAACAAGCTAAAAAGCTCCAATATGGGGATGTTATCAAAATTGAAGGAACCAAGCACTACAATGGTCACTATATTGCCCAAAAAGTCGATGATCAGACCTTTGAAATTGTAGCGAATTGGGTTGATACCGAAGTGGGACAATGGGAAGTGATCCCCGAAGAAGAGACAGGGTTAATCTTTGATGGGATTATTACCGCCTACGAATTAACTGAAGATGGCAAAATACGAGTTATCAGTCCTAATCATGGCTTAGAAAGTGGGGATGAAGTTCAAATTATCAATACCCAAGCCTATAATGACCTCTATGCTGTCACAGAGATTGATGGCGATCGCTTTACCGTTGGTATCCCTTGGCAACCAGGAGAAGCAGTTAACCTCAAACTAGCCTCTCGTAAACGTCGGGGAGTGTCGTTTGATGGCAAACAGGACTATATTGCCATTCCTTCGGTTCCCCTCAAACCCCCCTCTGCTGATTATTCCTTTGCTCAAACTTACACCGCTTGGGTCTATATTTCTGAACAAAAATCAGAGAAACAAGTTTTAATCGCTCAAAAAGAGGGATTAACTGAGTTATTTATCCAAGAAAATCAACTTAGTTTCAAAATAGCTCATGCTAATACTTTAGAAACCCTTACGTCTCCTGAAACACTTCCTGTCGGTCAATGGGTGCATTGTGCAGGAATTTTCGCCTATGATTATGAGAGCCAAACCACCACCTTAACCCTCTGTCAAGATGGCAAAGAAATGGCCACTCAAACGTTTAAAGGGGTTCCCTTGGTCGCAAAAGATTGGAAACCTGAATTTTGTTTAGCCGGATTCAAAAATCAAGACTTTTTTGCTGGAAAATTAGCAAATGTCCGCATTTGGAACACTGCTAAAACTCCGCAAGAAATCAAAGATACCATGTATCTGCAACTAACAGGGCGAGAAGTTCATTTAAGTGGTTATTGGCGTTTGGGGGCGATTTCTGAAGGAAAAGAGCGTAAAGTTGTGGATTTTTCGGTTCATGGTAACGATGGAACCGTTTATGGTGATGCGTTTGTTAGTTCCATTACCCTAAATCGTACGTTAGGCGATCGCCAAACTAAAGCGATTAAATATCGTAATGACGAACTGTTTGCTGTAACACAACGAGCAACCTATGAAGAATCCTTTGAGTTTAAACTAAACACTGAAGATAATCCCAACGATATTGAGGGGAAACCTGCCTTTCGTTTCAATTATTGGGGCAAAACCAGCCGTAATGCTCAAAGTACAGTTGAAATTGCGGGAGAAACAGCAGAATTTGAGTCCCTCAGAGACGGATGGTACAAAGCAACGGGACGGTTAACGGTTCCTGATGCCGTCAAGTTCCTGCGTAGCTTTGAAATTGCCGAAATTCAGGGAAACTGGACAGTTTTAGAAGTTCGCAAACATCGCATTCGCTTAGTCTCCGATAGCATTACCCAAGCTATCTACAAAGATGAAATTGCCTTAGAACCCCTGGGGAATAATCATGATGAACTCAAAGCAACCTTAAAACAGCTTGACCCCTTAGAAAAGCAAGAAGCCCTCTTATTAAAGGAAAAAAGCCGAATTGAGGCAGAATTAGCCCTCGTTAATGATCCTAATCTTCCTCGCAATATTCAAACTCAAGCAGGGTTAATTCGTTCCTTAAAAGACCAAATTACCCGCTATCAAGGGGATGTCAATCGTTATTTACAGGAGTATCAAACCCAAGTCAATGATCCCTGGAATTATTGGCATCGTTTAACCACTCGCAGTCGGGAAGGAAAGAATGAAGCAGCGCGTATCTACACCCAAGACAAGAACTTCATTCAAGGGTTGGCCTGGGGAAATCACGGCAACCAAAAATTCAAGTTTGAACGGGTTGATGGTACTTATTTCACCATTATTTGCCAATATGAAAACCGTATCTTAGATATGCAGACATTTGGGAAGCATGACATCTACGGTAGCACCAACCATCATAAAGGAGCGAATCAACAATGGCGTTTAGAACGTCGGGGCAACTATTACCTGATTTATTCTCGCTATGAAAATCGGGTCATGGACTTACGCAACCGTTCCCACAGTATCTATGGCCATGACGATCCTCATGGTAAGGACAATCAACAGTTTAAACTAACGAACTTATGGGAACACGCCAACAACAAGATTCGCAACGCACAACGAGTCTTAAACAGCGCACAGCAAAACCTACAATACTCTCGCCGACGTTTAAAAGACGCTGAAGCAGAATTAGCCCGATTAGAAGCGATTTATGCCGATAAAGCGAAGCGAAAAGCTGAATTAGACGCTCAACTGAAAGCGGTCATTGCCCAACTGCAAACCGTCCAGGCAGAATTAAACCGACTCAATACTGCCTTTATTCAAGGGGTTAAGGAAACTAACCAAACCCCCCAAACCATGGCCGTCATTGGTTCAAATTCCCAAAAATTAGCGGTAACAGGGGCATTATTAACCTTTGTCCGTCCTGCCAGTCGTCTTGCTTGCTTAGAAACCAGTGAAGGCAATGTCGAGTTAATTTACTTTGATACTGAAGGCAAGATGCGTCAAACTCGTTTTGATGTGACAGCTGATAGTGCCAATATTGCCTTTGAGCAGTGGATTCCTGATGCGTTACGAACCTGTATTGCCCTCGAGCAATCCGATAGCGTGATTCTGCTGAAAGATACCGAGGATTTGCGACGAAATGCGCCGATTCCCTTGACCCGAGATTGGACAGTCGAAACCTGGTTTTTCACTCCCCTCCCCCATCCCTTTGCCTACAATACTCTAGTTCGTGCCGAAAACGCCCCTGAACACCCCGTTTTGGTCAAAAATGAAGGAACTCAACGACTACTAGGCACCTACGTCAAGGGTCAATTTTATCCTAGTGGGTTCGATATGGAACAATTACCGTCAGGTTGGCACCATTTAGCAGTGGTGGGACAGGGAGAAGGCGATCAAGCGAGTACCACCTTTTATATCGACGGCAAAGAAGTCGGTAAAGTCGAAAAAGCCAAAACGAGCAGCGATATCTATGCGATCGGCAACTATCAAGGGGGTAAACAACCCTTTGGGAAACTTGCAGAAGTCCGTATTTGGCAACTTGCACTCAAACCCGAAGAAGTCGAAATTCATAGTAAAATTCTGCTCAGTGGCAATGAACCAGGGCTACTTGCTTATTTTCCTTGTAATGACGGGATTGATACCGAAATACGGGATTATTTCGGTCATAGCCGTTGTGGTAAAGTGCAAAAAGGTAATGTTTGGGGATGCAGCGCACCCATCGGCAACCCTGGTCATCGGGTGATGCAGTTTAACGGGGTCAATACCTACATCGAGATTAGCCATCACGAACGATTTAATCTCAGCAATAACTTTACCCTAGAAGCTTGGTTTAAACCCCGAAAATTAACCGGCATTCAACGCATTTTCTCCAAAGCAGATGCCTATGGCTTTGGATTACTGGGCAATCAACTGCGCTTTACCACCTACGGACGCAAAGATTACGATACCAAAAATGCGAAGCTAGTTGTTGATCATTGGCATCATTTAGCTGTTGTTTTGGATAACAAAAATACTGCTCATTTCTACGTTAACGGGGAACTCATCGATTCCATTGCGGGAACCGTGGCTGCCAAGACCAGCACCAATAATTGCGAAATTGGTCGAGATAATCGCTATACCAATGAATTTTGCGACGGTTGTATTGCAGATGTCCGGTTATGGAAAACGGCTCGTTCCCAAGCCGAAATTCAAAGCACCAGCCAGTTTCGGTTAACCGGTCACGAAAGTAATTTAGTGGCTTATTGGCCTCTCAATCAACTGGATATGATGCAAGATCCGCCTACCGTTGCTGATTTAACCGATAATCCATCAGGGATTGTACGGGATGCTGTGATTGTGGATGATAACGCCCTTCCTTTGCTCAATTCCGCCCTAATTAGTTCAGAATACAGCACCATTGGCATCGATCCCAATACTAATAGTAAAATGGCGATAATGCGCCGTTTCTTTGCCCTTCCCGTTCTTAATGGCATCCAGTTATTGAGCGACAAGCGAGTGGAAGCCTTAGAATTACGCTGGATCGGGAATGCTCAATTTGCCCCCACCTTACTCGGTTATATTGAGGGTGCGCCCCCTGTTCCCACTGAAAACTTAACCGTTGATAACGACTATAATGGCGCAACCGCTGTGGAATTAACCCAGTCCCAAGACGTGGAATACAGTTGGACACGATCACAAGAATCTGGGTTAGGGGCAAACCTGGAAATCTTTGCTGGCATCGATGAAGATGTACGAGGCGGCCCGTTAGTGATTACCAAACGAATTGCAGCTACACGGGCAGGATTTAAAGGTAATCTCGACTTTAGCTACAATTTCCTCAACGAAAGCAATATTACCGCCAGTTCTAGCAATCAATTTAGCGATCGCCTCGAATTACGAGGAACCCAAGAACAAGATCCCAAGTTTCCCCATCTCGGTAAACGGTTTATCCCCAAAAATGTCGGGTATGCCTTGGTTGTCTCTGGATTAGCCGATGTTTTCGTCACACGGCTACGCCGTTCGGGACGTATGGTAGGCTATCAAGTGCTTCCTGTCGATGGCATTCCCCCCGATGTCAATACCATCACCTTCTTGATTAATCCTGCCTACACCATAAATGGTAGCTTAGACGGACAAACCGGAACCGAAGCCACCAGTGAGCGTTTCTTTAAGCACGTTCCTGAAATGCGATCGCAATATGGCTCTCTCTATCCTGCTAGTTATTATCGCTTAAAAGAAGCCTACGACCTTAAGCAGCAAATAGACAATGAAGATGCCCGTCGTGCCTCCTATTTTGCCCAATTTAACGCCCGTTTAGTAGATGAAAGCTCTTTAAATCGGGAAATTAATCAAGGGGATGCCCCAGCCCCCATTACGGTGAATCGTCAAGAAGAGGAAGGGTTAACAGAGGAAGAACAAAACGCCCAGCGGGAGAATACAGAACGACAAGCAGAGGAAAATGTCGCTAACCGTTCCCAAGAAGTAGAAGCCAAACAGCGTGAAATTGAGAGCAAAATTGCGGATCAAGAACAACGCACCCAAGCGATAGAAAGCTTTGCCAATTGGCAGAAGAAAATGGAAGATATCCAAATTCGTGCGGGAAAACGCAATATCGTCAACACCTATGTTTGGGATGGGGACGGCGGATTACGCACCGAAGCCCAAAGCTTTGCTAGTACCGTTGAACATAGTATTGGGGGATCATTTAGCCTTAATGCTGCTTTGGGTGCAGAAGGCAACTTTAATGCTTTAGGGGCAGCCGTGGAATTAACCGCCCAAGCCACCGTTAATCTAACGCAAACCCTAAATAAAACCCAAGCCCGCAGTCAAGGATTTGCCTTAAATGTAGACTTAAGCGGGGTAGAAAGTCGCAATATTACCAATCATGATGATCATCCCCTCTTTCCTGGGCAAAAGGTTGATCGTTACCGCTTTATGAGTTTCTATCTCGAAGGTAATACCCAACACTTCCAAGACTTCTTTAATTATGTGGTCGATCCTGAATGGTTAGCCAGTAATGATGAAGAAGCTCGTGCCTTACGTCAAATTGATGTGAGTAAAGCCAACAAAACTTGGCGAGTCTTGCATCGAGTCACTTATGTTGAACGTCCTGCTTTGATGGGGTTTGGTCAGACATCATTCCCTTTCCAAAGAGAGGAGTCTCCTTCGACTCAAGACTTGTTAGCAAAACTCGAACAGCTAGAACAAGATAAACAATTGCTGGCTGATAAAGTTGACAAAATGCTCTATTTACTTCAATCAAACTTAATTGATTTGAAATAAAGCTATGACCCTTTAATACTAGATCCGCTTTAGATAGTATAGTATCAAGTCTCGAAGCAGGGAGAAGGGAGAAGGGAGAAAGGAGAAAAAAGTTACTCTACTAAAATAACCTGAGTTCGATATAAGGAAATTTGTAGACAACTTACTCAAACCAGCAATCTCAAACCCTCATTGTCTCATTTAAAAAATGAAAACTCCGAACTCCGAACTCACGTTAAAATAAGCGGATTTGGTATAAAACATCGGTCTACTGACTTAATGGGTTGACTAAACTTAGAAAACGACTTACCATCAATTCTCTAAGTTTAGTCACTTTTTTACTGGTATCATACCAATTCTCAAAAGTTACTAGAGACTTCATTTCCAGCGTCCACTAACAATAGGCGGACAATTTTTAACCTGTTGGGCATTGCCTTGATAGATGAGAGCATGATCTCCACTTTTTAACTGTTTCCAGCATCTTTAGACAAAAACCTTAACCAAATATTTCCATAATTTTTCTTGAAAACTATCCACTATAGATAATAGCCAAGCTTGAATATTATTTTGGTCAGTTTCCTTAAATTTATCAAATTTATCGTCGTTGATAACTAAATTGATTTGTTCTAAAATGTCCGACTCCCTCATTACTTCTAATAAAACTATCTGATTTTGTAGCTCTTGAAATAGCAATCCTACCCCCCAAGCTTGCTGAGAATTTATCAAATTAGAGGAAATCAATAACTTTCTTTCTTTAAGTTCTTGATAGTTTTTTAACTGATTCAAGAAACTGGGGTGATTGAGCTTATCTTTGATTATTCTAATACTTTTTTCAAGGTTTGTTGTCATATCATTATTTTTTCCTAATTCTCTTTCTCCATTGTTTTTGAAGACAAGAATGGGGATAGATATCATTTTACCTGACATCTTGCACGCCCTAACAAATAAACTGAATGTTATGAGTTTACCAAGAATGTAACGCTCGTAATTGGGGTGTTTTTTTCAATTGATGGGCTTGCATCCGACATAACACCTCATCCAAAATGCCTACAGCTTCAACAATATAGTCTCCCTTATTTAACATAACGCATTCTGCCCGTTCGGCCATAGCAGCATCAGTCATTTCTGCACGGGAAGGGATGCTCTTTTTTACCAAATTTTCTAACACTTGAGTCGCCCAAATAACGGGAACATGGGCAGCTTGACACAACCATAAAATTTCTTCTTGCATCTCTGCTAACCGTTGATAGCCGATTTCTACGGCTAAGTCTCCCCTGGCAATCATCACTCCAAAAGGTTGTTTTCCGGCACCATGAATAATCAATTCAGGGAGATTCTTAACCGCCGTCAATGTCTCGATTTTAGCCACGATCGCAACTTTACGCCAGTCTGTCCCTAACCGTTGTTCTAACTCCCATTGCAACATCTCAATATCATTGGCTTTCTGCACAAAAGAGTAACCAATCATATCAGCATGGGTAACAATAAAATCTAAATCTTGACGATCTTTATCGGTCAATGGACTCAAATCCAAAGGAGTATCCGGAAAATTAATGCCTTTATCTACTCTTATCTTTTCTCCGTTAGGACGGGCATGGGTAATGCGAATTAAAACCCCTTCATTACCGACACTTTCAACTTTACCCCCAACATGACCATCATCAATCCAAATCGTTGCCCCTACTTTAACTTGTTCTAACACTTCAGGGAGACTTAAAGAGGCTTGAAAATGGGTTTTATGGGGTTTTGTCGGATTTTCACGGCTCAATAACAATCCTTCCCCTTGATAAATGCGTTTTTGTCCTTGGGGTGCTATCACGGTTTGTAATCGTAATTTTGGTCCCCCCAAATCCATAAAAATTTTACAACGTTTCCCCGTACTTTTCTCAGCGTCTCGAATATGCTGTATCATCGCTTCCCATTCAAGTTGACTATCATGGGCGCAATTAATTCTTAAACAGTCTGCCCCTCGTTTTACCAAGTCTAAAATAAAGTGATCATCCGTTGCAGCGTAACTGGGTAATGTCACCATAATACGGACATTACGATTATTGGGTGGATGACCAAACAGTTCATCAGTATGATATTGTAACAAGCGATCGCCTTCAAAAAAGGCTTGTAAGGGAGGATGTTTCGGTAAAAAAGTCGGATCTTGTCCACACAAAGCCCCCAACGTAGCAATTACCCCGTCTAAATTAGGCAGGACACGGGGTTCAATGCGTCCCAAGGAGGAAAGACCCCAAGGGGTTAAGGCAAGCTGTATCTCACGCATATCATGGCGACGGAGGGCTAGATAATAGGCTAAATTTTGCGCGCTAGGGATAAAAGCGTTTCTGGTGATCAGCGATCGCCATTTTTCATATTGATGATTACCTTCTCTAACAACATTGTGGCGAAGTTGTTGCAATACCTTGAGTAAGGTATGAGGATAGCTTAATCGTTGTTGATTTGATGTATCTAGATTTATCATGGTGACAACCTTCCTTTATCTTGCAAAAAGTAGGTTATTTAATTAATCGAAATATCAGAAAAGTCTTTAATATGACTGATTTTCACCTCTCCTTGTTGATTGGTTTGCCAAATTTTTCCGCTATCCACATCTAAACAAGTCAACCATCCTTGACCACAAGCCCAAGTATCAATACAAATTTGATGACCCATATTAACAGGAGAACCATTTTTTTGAGAGGTATGACCACACACCACGATTTTTCCTGAATAGTGACCATGACGGGGATACAGTTTTTGCCAAAATAAGTCATGGTTGGACTGCTTATGAAGGGGTAAATGGGGATCTAAATTAGCATGAACAAAGATATGATTATCGGTTTCGTACCAGTCTAAACAATGTTGTTTAATAAAGTCCCGATGGCTGTCAGGAACATTCAATAAAGGGTTATCTTCCTCTATCTGAGGATAAGATTGTAAGGTCGTCTTTCCCCCGGCTATTACCCAAAAATCGTCCTTTTTTTTGCCCTGAAAAGCATCTAACATCATCAATTCATGGTTTCCTTTGAGGGGAACTAATCGATGATTTTCGTATAGATAAAGTAACCGTTCTAATACCTCCTTAGAATTAGGTCCCTTGTCTACATAGTCTCCTAATGTAATTAATCTATCTTGTGGACGCAAATGTATCGCTTCTAAAAGTTTGTCAAAAGCCGTAGCACATCCATGAATATCTCCCACGGCAAGGGTTCGCATGATATTGTTCTCCCATTGGATTATCCATCCTCTTATCTTAAAATCTTTAGTTTAAGATTTGGTTAAGTTCTATTGTTTTCTTTTGTTTAATTGATCTTGA from Crocosphaera subtropica ATCC 51142 includes these protein-coding regions:
- a CDS encoding cytochrome P450, coding for MTSTVTHTSTPNYSYPSGFKTYGIKNSLRLIFQPLQVLEENRNDYGDIYFSPEFGGFPPFIIIGNSQGVEALFNINPDLLDTSSSNALLKPLLGDRSLIQLDGDQHQKRRKLLMPSFHGQRLQSYGNIITDITQNILNHWSKSQTFPMRKITQEISLKVILRAVFGLNLGERYQDLGRSFTDFLDLFNSPLHTMTLFYPSLQKDWGKWTPWGQFQAYKRDVYHRLEQEIRQHQQGSDSEDILSLLLSTVDEEGNHLSQEEIMDELVTLLFAGHETTASTLAWAFYWIHSQPEVYQNLMAELDSININSDPMMIAKLPYLSAVVSESLRIYPSVLFTFGRKLKTDLHFLDYYLPKETAIIPCIYLLHHHLDIYPNSKQFQPERFLERQFSPYEFIPFGGSNRRCLGYALALYEMKLVLATVLKQVKLALVNNKEILPIRRGFTMSPAGGVKMRVIQHY
- a CDS encoding DUF6653 family protein gives rise to the protein MTLEKRIANIFRMSDEVWKHHTNPWSVWTRLTVLPLIILGFWSRSWFGWWSILIIVIALIWNWINPRVFPIPKHTNNWASKAVLGEKIWLDRDKINIPKHHQLAPSILSVMAALGIILVVFGLVQFSLYPILMGAILVYTGKLWFLDRMVWLYQDFKK
- a CDS encoding GNAT family N-acetyltransferase, which gives rise to MNIMNNQLTYKTLEDSHEVKRLGEILGQCFTGFQEEKWETYQNIIGLDNFRILCQDKQIIGGLGIYFMGQYFGGKSIPTGGIAAVGIAPEYRGQKAATILMSELLKELYQKNITLSTLYPATQILYRGVGYDQAGVHCQWKIPLLNLTVNDRILSVEKIENPTPDDFKELYQKKAQQQNGNLDRCWGIWQMILDSQDGEIYAYWIGEKDNRQGYLIYQQVIIDGNVCLKIKDWVALNASAIQRLWTLIADHRSQVSQCQWKGSFYDQKMLLLPEQIGGIVSHDIWFMRIINVIKALEMRPYPSHIETELDFAIDDPLLSDNCSNFRLQVSGGKGTAKQGGNSNISMNIRGLASLYTGFLTAKQLNLCGKLEASNLSLEIIDQLFALPTPSLPDFF
- a CDS encoding CatB-related O-acetyltransferase gives rise to the protein MTLNPNPNSVYPLNNYHRLCFLKNIIQNPNILVGDFTYYDDLENPYNFEKNVLYHFDFIGDKLIIGKFCAIASDVKFIMNGSNHPLNYFTTYPFSIFGHSWENTMSVEGTFKGDTIIGNDVWLGYNSLIMPGIKIGDGSIVAANSVVTKDVEPYTIVGGNPAKVIRKRFSNEVIDLLLELQWWNWSIEKITENIPILCSDDINRLKGLMNA